The following coding sequences lie in one Bacteroides helcogenes P 36-108 genomic window:
- a CDS encoding PDDEXK nuclease domain-containing protein, with amino-acid sequence MGKDNHIALHSANFIHEIKQIVTEARQKAYTAINSAMVEAYWQMGKRIVEEEQQGKERADYGAQLLKELSTELTKEFGKGFSTGSLYYYRQFYNTFPEIFATPWRILSWSHYKRLIQVPNSEARAWYLKEAQEQMWSYRTLDRNIGSQYYERLLLSHDKGKVETEMKSLTRPYQQDKLEFIKNPTVAEFIGLSPNTDFTESKLESAIIDNLQRFLLELGKGFSYVTRQKLVRIEKKDYFIDLVFYNYLLKCFVLIDLKTNPITHQDVGQMDMYVRMYDERVRGEGDNPTIGIVLCSETDEDIARYSVLHDNNQLFASKYMLYMPTEEELRNEIERQKEFYRLQHTEKEIK; translated from the coding sequence ATGGGAAAAGACAACCATATAGCTTTACATAGCGCGAATTTCATTCATGAAATCAAGCAAATTGTAACCGAAGCCCGACAAAAAGCCTATACCGCCATCAACTCGGCAATGGTGGAAGCCTACTGGCAGATGGGCAAGCGCATCGTGGAAGAGGAACAGCAGGGAAAGGAACGGGCGGATTACGGGGCGCAACTACTCAAGGAACTTTCTACGGAATTGACAAAGGAGTTTGGTAAGGGATTCTCTACCGGTTCCCTATACTATTATAGACAATTCTATAACACCTTCCCTGAGATATTCGCTACACCGTGGCGAATATTGAGTTGGTCTCATTACAAGCGACTGATTCAGGTTCCCAACTCCGAAGCCCGTGCATGGTATCTGAAAGAAGCGCAGGAGCAGATGTGGAGTTACCGCACCCTCGACCGCAACATTGGCTCGCAGTATTACGAGCGGCTGCTACTCTCGCATGATAAGGGGAAAGTAGAAACGGAAATGAAGTCGCTCACACGTCCGTACCAGCAGGACAAATTGGAGTTCATCAAGAACCCGACCGTAGCGGAGTTTATCGGACTATCCCCCAATACAGACTTTACCGAGTCCAAATTGGAGTCGGCCATTATCGATAACTTGCAGCGTTTTTTACTTGAATTGGGAAAGGGTTTCTCGTATGTAACGCGCCAGAAGTTGGTGCGTATCGAAAAGAAAGACTACTTTATCGACCTTGTTTTTTATAATTATTTATTGAAATGTTTCGTTTTAATCGACCTCAAAACAAATCCTATCACCCATCAGGACGTGGGACAAATGGATATGTACGTGCGGATGTACGACGAGCGTGTGCGTGGTGAAGGTGACAATCCGACCATCGGCATCGTTCTCTGCTCCGAAACGGACGAGGATATTGCCCGATATTCCGTGCTGCATGACAATAACCAACTTTTCGCTTCCAAATATATGCTGTATATGCCTACGGAGGAGGAGTTGCGCAATGAAATTGAAAGGCAGAAAGAGTTTTACCGGCTGCAACATACGGAGAAGGAGATTAAATAA
- a CDS encoding DNA-methyltransferase — translation MSHLSELENRLSLNTIESLSNPAESIEDVYYIKYPYYTSLKNISTLDTMISDLNFFIEHLGENATISILSSPLFIAEFLSKLTNKAYIKLWVGVKLIKPVNTTKGQLPQHHAALAVITRYKGMLKHAKTRIAYTFCPFCEKTTKDYGGKKHLYHEYGTIMSDVWRDIAIDYENDTLIIDRLRDIFGISPYKNLKYLDLTNKYLHTDCTIDKSINIPVGEIETFNYKGNTNSVIINDDCLKILKELPSNSVDFCFADPPYNVNKKYDNCNDDIDIIEYFQWCDKWIMELARIIKPGKTVAILNIPQWAIRHFQCLNKLLKFQDWIIWEGLSVPVRMIMPAHYSVICFTKGEANDLPFYHLKHSPLEINSINTYKEFYCIRNSCIKKRAKENIIDKVQVTNLWWDIHRLKHNSQRVDHPTQLPPMFMERLISIFTNEGDLVLDPFNGSGTTSLCAEMLGRKYFGIELSSKYYDIAIKRHVDLQAGINPFGKHSETPKAKNSLVKRLKKQKYEVEKKTLQLEVKRISQLVNRTPTRDGVITYSDYPIKYYDDYFINWGEVTAAIRTTGMQNVENKKDYDFIINKKTL, via the coding sequence ATGTCCCATTTAAGTGAATTAGAAAATAGACTTTCTCTCAATACTATAGAAAGTTTATCCAATCCTGCTGAGTCAATAGAAGATGTGTATTATATTAAGTATCCTTATTATACTTCTTTAAAAAACATTTCCACTTTGGATACTATGATAAGTGACTTGAATTTTTTTATTGAACATTTAGGAGAAAATGCCACTATATCAATATTATCATCTCCTTTATTTATAGCAGAGTTTTTGTCTAAACTAACAAATAAAGCCTATATTAAATTATGGGTAGGGGTTAAATTGATAAAGCCAGTTAATACAACGAAAGGACAATTACCACAACATCACGCTGCATTAGCTGTTATAACACGTTATAAGGGAATGTTAAAGCATGCTAAAACACGTATTGCTTATACGTTTTGTCCATTTTGTGAAAAAACAACAAAGGATTATGGTGGTAAAAAGCACCTTTATCATGAATATGGGACGATAATGTCTGATGTATGGCGTGACATTGCAATAGATTACGAAAATGACACATTAATTATAGATAGATTAAGAGACATTTTTGGTATTTCACCATATAAAAATTTAAAATACCTTGATCTGACAAATAAATATTTGCATACAGATTGTACTATTGATAAAAGTATAAATATTCCTGTTGGTGAAATAGAAACATTTAATTATAAAGGGAATACTAATTCTGTCATAATCAACGATGACTGTTTGAAAATTCTAAAAGAATTACCATCAAACAGTGTGGATTTTTGCTTTGCAGATCCACCATACAATGTTAATAAAAAATACGACAACTGCAATGATGACATAGATATTATTGAATATTTCCAATGGTGTGATAAGTGGATTATGGAATTAGCTCGTATCATTAAGCCGGGTAAGACTGTCGCTATCTTAAATATACCTCAATGGGCTATCAGGCATTTCCAATGCTTAAATAAATTATTAAAATTCCAAGATTGGATTATTTGGGAAGGATTAAGTGTCCCAGTAAGAATGATTATGCCTGCTCACTACTCTGTTATATGTTTTACTAAAGGAGAAGCTAATGATTTACCTTTTTACCACTTAAAGCATTCACCTTTAGAGATTAATAGTATTAACACGTATAAAGAATTTTATTGTATAAGAAATTCATGTATAAAAAAACGAGCAAAAGAAAATATAATTGATAAAGTACAAGTAACAAATTTATGGTGGGATATTCATCGGCTAAAACATAATAGCCAAAGAGTAGATCACCCAACCCAACTTCCCCCTATGTTCATGGAAAGATTAATTTCTATTTTCACAAATGAAGGTGATTTGGTTCTTGATCCTTTTAATGGTTCAGGAACTACTTCTTTATGTGCAGAAATGCTGGGACGTAAATATTTTGGCATTGAATTGTCATCAAAATACTACGATATAGCAATTAAAAGACATGTTGATTTACAAGCCGGTATCAATCCTTTCGGGAAACATTCCGAAACTCCAAAAGCAAAAAATAGTTTAGTCAAACGATTAAAAAAACAAAAATATGAAGTGGAGAAAAAAACTCTCCAATTAGAAGTTAAACGCATATCACAATTGGTAAACAGGACACCTACAAGAGATGGTGTAATAACTTATAGTGACTATCCTATAAAATATTATGATGATTATTTTATTAATTGGGGAGAAGTTACTGCTGCGATACGAACTACAGGTATGCAAAATGTCGAAAATAAAAAAGATTATGACTTTATTATTAATAAAAAGACATTATAA
- a CDS encoding CapA family protein: protein MKTLIAFITLLYSVNLSAQERITLLFVGDLMQHQAQIDAARTPDGKYDYSPCFSLVKKQIARADIAIGNLEVTLGGKPYQGYPAFSAPDEYLQSIKNAGFDVLLTANNHCLDRGKKGLERTILMLDSLSIPHAGTYRNITERKQHYPLFIHKNGFRIALLNYTYGTNGIKPSSANIVNYIDKDIISQDILSAKARRPDAIIACMHWGIEYQSLPNKEQRELADWLLQQGVTHIIGSHPHVIQPMELRKEGNQKHVVIYSLGNFISNMQLPNTDGGLIFTLQLEKSPLPKPIPPRFHSYSYSPSFEPSTILSPYCHIFDCSYNLIWTARPDLTGEKNYIIHPVSHPSDSIPPNAYNRLNIFTKNSRKFLQQYNISIFENKK from the coding sequence ATGAAAACGCTCATTGCATTTATCACCTTATTATATAGCGTAAACCTTTCCGCTCAGGAAAGGATTACGCTATTATTTGTTGGTGACTTAATGCAACATCAAGCCCAAATAGATGCGGCACGTACACCTGATGGCAAATATGATTATTCCCCCTGCTTTTCGCTTGTCAAAAAGCAAATAGCCCGTGCTGATATTGCTATCGGTAACTTAGAAGTAACGTTAGGCGGCAAACCTTATCAAGGCTATCCGGCTTTCAGTGCCCCCGATGAATATCTTCAATCTATCAAAAACGCAGGTTTCGATGTATTACTGACTGCGAATAATCATTGTTTGGATCGCGGCAAAAAAGGATTAGAGCGTACAATATTAATGTTAGATTCCTTATCAATTCCTCATGCCGGTACTTATAGAAATATCACCGAACGTAAACAACACTATCCTCTATTCATCCATAAGAACGGATTCAGAATTGCATTACTTAACTATACTTACGGCACAAATGGTATAAAACCGAGTTCTGCTAATATTGTAAACTACATTGATAAAGACATCATTTCGCAAGATATTCTCAGTGCTAAAGCCCGCCGTCCCGATGCTATCATTGCTTGTATGCATTGGGGTATAGAATATCAATCATTGCCCAATAAGGAACAACGCGAACTTGCAGATTGGCTGCTTCAACAGGGAGTGACGCATATTATCGGCTCACACCCTCATGTCATACAACCAATGGAATTGCGTAAAGAAGGTAACCAGAAACATGTTGTGATATATTCTTTAGGTAATTTCATCTCCAATATGCAATTACCCAATACGGATGGCGGACTCATCTTCACTTTACAACTGGAGAAATCACCTTTACCCAAACCTATTCCTCCGAGATTTCATAGCTACAGTTACTCCCCATCATTTGAACCATCTACTATCCTCTCACCTTATTGCCATATATTCGATTGCAGCTATAATCTTATATGGACTGCACGCCCTGATCTGACCGGAGAAAAAAATTACATTATTCATCCCGTCTCACATCCATCGGATAGTATACCTCCAAATGCCTATAACCGTCTGAATATCTTTACTAAAAACTCACGAAAGTTCCTTCAACAGTATAATATAAGTATCTTTGAGAATAAAAAATAA
- the folD gene encoding bifunctional methylenetetrahydrofolate dehydrogenase/methenyltetrahydrofolate cyclohydrolase FolD produces MTLIDGKAISEQVKQEIAAEVSEIVARGGKRPHLAAILVGHDGGSETYVAAKVKACEVCGFKSSLIRYEADVTEEELLAKVRELNEDADVDGFIVQLPLPKHISEQKVIETIDYRKDVDGFHPINVGRMSIGLPCYASATPNGILELLKRYQIETSGKKCVVLGRSNIVGKPMAALMMQKAYPGDATVTVCHSRSRDLVKECQEADIIIAALGQPNFVKEEMVKEGAVVIDVGTTRVPDASKKSGFKLTGDVKFDEVAPKCSFITPVPGGVGPMTIVSLMKNTLLAGKKAIYQ; encoded by the coding sequence ATGACATTAATTGACGGAAAAGCAATCTCAGAACAAGTGAAACAGGAGATTGCAGCAGAAGTGTCTGAGATTGTGGCTCGTGGCGGTAAACGTCCGCATTTGGCAGCCATTCTTGTAGGACATGACGGTGGTAGCGAAACATACGTTGCAGCCAAAGTAAAAGCATGCGAAGTTTGTGGATTCAAATCATCCCTTATCCGCTATGAAGCGGATGTAACGGAAGAAGAACTGCTTGCCAAAGTACGTGAGTTGAATGAGGATGCAGACGTTGATGGCTTTATTGTACAATTACCTTTGCCTAAACACATCTCGGAGCAGAAAGTGATTGAAACAATTGATTATCGCAAAGATGTTGATGGTTTCCACCCTATCAATGTAGGTCGAATGTCTATCGGACTCCCTTGCTATGCATCTGCTACTCCCAATGGTATTCTTGAGCTATTGAAGCGCTACCAAATAGAAACCTCCGGAAAGAAGTGCGTTGTGTTGGGACGCAGTAATATCGTTGGTAAGCCTATGGCAGCCTTAATGATGCAAAAAGCATATCCTGGTGACGCAACTGTAACCGTTTGTCATAGCCGTAGCAGGGACTTGGTTAAAGAATGCCAAGAAGCAGACATCATCATCGCAGCTTTGGGACAACCCAATTTTGTAAAAGAAGAAATGGTGAAAGAGGGTGCCGTTGTTATCGACGTAGGTACTACTCGCGTACCGGATGCCAGCAAAAAGTCAGGCTTCAAGTTAACCGGTGATGTGAAATTTGACGAAGTTGCTCCGAAGTGTTCATTTATCACTCCTGTACCGGGCGGCGTAGGTCCAATGACTATTGTTTCTTTAATGAAGAACACCTTGTTAGCCGGCAAAAAAGCTATTTATCAATAA
- the ffh gene encoding signal recognition particle protein has protein sequence MFDNLSERLERSFKILKGEGKITEINVAETLKDVRKALLDADVNYKVAKNFTDTVKEKALGQNVLTAVKPSQLMVKIVHDELTQLMGGETAEINIDSKPSVILMSGLQGSGKTTFSGKLARMLKAKKNRKPLLVACDVYRPAAIEQLRVLAEQIEVPMYSEPDSKDPVTIAQNAIQEAKEKGYDLVIVDTAGRLAVDEEMMNEIAAIKKAIDPNEILFVVDSMTGQDAVNTAKEFNERLDFNGVILTKLDGDTRGGAALSIRSVVNKPIKFVGTGEKLDAIDQFHPARMADRILGMGDIVSLVERAQEQYDEEEAKRLQKKIAKNQFDFNDFLNQIAQIKKMGNLKELASMIPGVGKAIKDIDIDDNAFKSIEAIIHSMTPAERSNPEILNGSRRQRIAKGSGTNIQEVNRLLKQFDQTRKMMKMVTGSKMGKMMPKMKK, from the coding sequence ATGTTTGATAATTTAAGCGAAAGACTTGAGAGGTCGTTTAAAATTCTAAAAGGTGAAGGAAAAATCACCGAAATCAATGTAGCAGAAACCTTGAAAGATGTACGTAAAGCACTTTTAGATGCTGACGTGAATTACAAGGTTGCCAAAAATTTTACAGATACCGTTAAAGAAAAGGCATTGGGGCAAAATGTGCTGACAGCCGTAAAGCCCAGCCAATTGATGGTAAAGATTGTGCATGATGAGTTAACCCAACTCATGGGGGGAGAGACAGCCGAGATCAACATTGATTCCAAGCCTTCGGTTATCCTAATGTCCGGATTACAAGGTTCGGGTAAGACCACATTCTCCGGAAAATTGGCACGTATGCTGAAAGCCAAGAAAAACCGTAAGCCTCTATTGGTAGCTTGTGACGTTTACCGTCCTGCCGCCATTGAGCAATTACGTGTATTGGCAGAGCAGATTGAAGTGCCAATGTACTCCGAACCGGACAGCAAAGATCCGGTAACCATTGCCCAAAATGCCATTCAAGAAGCCAAAGAGAAAGGATATGACCTCGTAATCGTCGATACAGCCGGTCGTCTGGCCGTGGACGAAGAGATGATGAATGAAATCGCTGCTATCAAAAAAGCCATCGACCCGAATGAGATTCTGTTCGTAGTGGATTCCATGACCGGTCAAGATGCTGTAAATACCGCCAAAGAATTTAACGAACGTCTTGATTTCAACGGCGTAATATTGACAAAGCTGGATGGTGACACTCGTGGAGGTGCAGCTCTTTCCATTCGTTCGGTGGTCAATAAACCTATCAAATTTGTGGGTACAGGTGAAAAGTTGGACGCCATCGACCAGTTCCACCCTGCCCGTATGGCCGACCGTATTCTTGGAATGGGCGATATCGTATCATTGGTAGAGCGTGCACAAGAACAATATGACGAAGAAGAAGCCAAACGCCTACAAAAGAAAATCGCCAAGAATCAGTTTGACTTCAACGATTTCTTGAACCAGATTGCCCAAATCAAAAAAATGGGTAATTTGAAAGAACTTGCATCCATGATACCAGGGGTAGGTAAAGCAATTAAGGATATTGATATTGATGATAATGCTTTCAAAAGTATTGAAGCCATCATCCATTCAATGACTCCTGCTGAACGCTCTAACCCCGAAATTCTGAACGGTTCACGCCGCCAGCGTATTGCCAAAGGTAGCGGTACAAACATTCAGGAAGTAAACCGCCTCTTGAAACAGTTTGACCAGACTCGCAAAATGATGAAGATGGTGACAGGCAGTAAAATGGGCAAGATGATGCCTAAAATGAAGAAATAA
- the rho gene encoding transcription termination factor Rho → MYNIIQLNDKNLSELQTIAQELGIKKTDSLKKEELVYKILDEQAIAGATKKVAAEKLKDERKGDRQKRSRVTLKTESSDKVFTANKNGNLTKPKTEAVPTTKEQPKAAETVKPATTPAATTSPVETSTTPKRKPGRPRKVKEDTIAPQTTETVKDSQTAEAKPSFEPKAPAAETKVEKKNVPDENPILAEAEDDFIPIEDLPTEKIELPSELIGKFEATKAEISVLAEQPQQPQPQRPRLRPRDNNNPPYSNNNNRNGSQQRPVQQQRSVQQPYNNSDYAVPERKPVEREKAYEFDDILTGTGVLEIMQDGYGFLRSSDYNYLSSPDDIYVSQSQIKLFGLKTGDVVEGVIRPPKEGEKYFPLVKVSKINGRDPAFVRDRVPFEHLTPLFPDEKFRLCKGGYSDSMSARVVDLFAPIGKGQRALIVAQPKTGKTILMKDIANAIAANHPEVYMIMLLIDERPEEVTDMARTVNAEVIASTFDEPAERHVKIAGIVLEKAKRMVECGHDVVIFLDSITRLARAYNTVSPASGKVLSGGVDANALHKPKRFFGAARNIEGGGSLTILATALIDTGSKMDEVIFEEFKGTGNMELQLDRNLSNKRIFPAVNIVASSTRRDDLLQDKQTLDRMWILRKYLSDMNPIEAMDFVKDRLEKTKDNDEFLLSMNS, encoded by the coding sequence ATGTATAACATCATTCAATTAAACGACAAAAATCTGTCGGAGTTGCAAACTATTGCCCAAGAACTGGGTATAAAAAAAACAGACTCTCTCAAGAAAGAGGAACTTGTTTATAAAATACTTGATGAACAAGCCATAGCCGGTGCTACCAAAAAAGTAGCCGCAGAAAAATTAAAGGATGAACGTAAGGGAGACAGACAAAAACGCTCGCGCGTTACCCTCAAAACAGAAAGTTCCGACAAAGTTTTCACTGCCAACAAAAATGGTAACCTCACAAAGCCTAAAACAGAAGCAGTGCCCACAACCAAAGAACAACCGAAAGCAGCCGAAACGGTAAAACCGGCAACCACGCCTGCTGCCACGACATCACCTGTTGAAACTTCCACCACTCCCAAACGCAAACCGGGACGCCCTCGCAAGGTAAAGGAAGACACAATTGCCCCCCAAACGACAGAAACAGTAAAAGATTCCCAAACAGCAGAAGCGAAACCGAGTTTCGAACCGAAAGCACCTGCTGCCGAAACAAAAGTTGAGAAAAAAAATGTACCGGATGAAAATCCTATTCTGGCAGAAGCAGAAGATGACTTCATCCCCATAGAAGATCTCCCCACAGAAAAAATAGAATTACCTTCTGAACTTATCGGGAAATTTGAAGCAACCAAGGCAGAGATTTCTGTTCTTGCAGAGCAACCACAACAACCACAGCCACAGCGTCCACGTCTTCGCCCCCGCGACAATAATAATCCCCCCTACAGCAACAATAATAATCGTAACGGTTCTCAACAACGTCCCGTACAGCAACAGCGTTCTGTACAACAACCATACAACAACAGTGACTATGCAGTTCCCGAACGGAAGCCTGTGGAACGTGAAAAAGCCTACGAATTTGATGATATCCTTACCGGAACCGGTGTACTGGAAATCATGCAAGATGGTTACGGTTTCCTCCGTTCTTCCGATTACAACTACCTTTCTTCACCGGACGACATTTATGTTTCACAATCCCAGATCAAACTTTTCGGTCTAAAAACCGGTGATGTAGTAGAAGGCGTAATCCGTCCGCCCAAAGAAGGAGAAAAATATTTCCCGTTGGTAAAAGTTTCCAAAATCAACGGGCGCGATCCAGCTTTCGTACGTGATCGTGTGCCATTCGAACATCTCACTCCACTATTTCCGGATGAGAAATTCAGACTCTGCAAAGGAGGATATTCCGATTCCATGTCAGCACGCGTTGTCGATCTTTTTGCTCCTATCGGTAAAGGCCAACGCGCACTGATTGTGGCACAACCCAAAACAGGTAAGACTATTTTGATGAAAGATATAGCCAATGCCATTGCCGCCAATCACCCGGAAGTTTACATGATTATGCTACTTATAGACGAACGTCCTGAGGAAGTGACCGACATGGCACGCACAGTTAATGCCGAAGTGATAGCTTCAACTTTCGACGAACCGGCAGAACGTCACGTAAAGATTGCCGGCATCGTTCTGGAAAAAGCAAAGCGCATGGTAGAATGCGGACATGACGTTGTTATCTTCCTCGACTCTATCACCCGCCTGGCTCGTGCTTACAACACAGTATCCCCCGCATCAGGCAAGGTCCTTTCCGGTGGCGTGGACGCCAATGCGCTCCACAAGCCCAAACGTTTCTTCGGTGCTGCCCGAAACATCGAAGGAGGTGGTTCACTGACTATTCTGGCTACCGCATTGATAGATACTGGTTCCAAAATGGACGAAGTGATCTTCGAAGAATTTAAGGGTACTGGCAACATGGAGTTACAACTTGACCGCAACCTATCCAACAAGCGTATTTTCCCTGCTGTCAATATTGTTGCTTCCAGTACTCGCCGCGATGACCTGTTGCAAGATAAGCAGACTTTAGATCGCATGTGGATTCTCCGTAAATATTTGTCCGACATGAATCCGATAGAAGCCATGGACTTCGTGAAAGATCGTCTGGAAAAAACCAAAGATAACGATGAGTTTCTGCTGAGTATGAACAGCTAA
- a CDS encoding 4Fe-4S dicluster domain-containing protein: MDIYDAHLITFSPTHTSKQVGEAIVRGTGCSRVTITDLTLHTAEKFEIPQKTLVVITVPVYRGHVSPLALERMKNIRANGSPAVVVVVYGNRAYEKALTDLDVFVSELGFKVVAGGTFIGEHSYSNESNPIAVGRPDARDLKFAEFFGEKIYAKILAAIDMEKVYGVDVTRIQRPHQPLLPLLRFLRRLVKLKKNGVSLPYVPEVDAEHCTHCGYCASHCPAEAILKGNECDTIVEKCIKCCACVKGCPQKARSYNTPFAALLADCFQKQKENRIII; the protein is encoded by the coding sequence ATGGATATATATGATGCACATCTGATTACTTTTTCACCTACTCATACCTCCAAGCAAGTAGGTGAAGCGATTGTTCGAGGTACAGGTTGTTCAAGAGTGACAATTACAGATTTAACGTTACATACTGCTGAAAAGTTCGAAATCCCACAAAAAACATTGGTGGTTATTACGGTTCCGGTTTACAGAGGACATGTATCTCCATTAGCTTTGGAACGTATGAAAAATATTCGTGCGAATGGCTCACCGGCAGTCGTTGTGGTTGTTTATGGGAATCGGGCTTATGAAAAGGCTTTGACTGATTTAGATGTTTTTGTTTCAGAATTGGGATTCAAAGTGGTTGCCGGAGGTACTTTTATTGGTGAGCATTCTTATAGTAACGAGAGTAATCCCATAGCTGTTGGACGTCCGGATGCGAGGGATTTGAAGTTCGCAGAATTTTTTGGTGAGAAAATTTATGCTAAGATTCTTGCTGCAATCGATATGGAGAAAGTGTATGGTGTGGATGTTACGCGAATTCAGCGTCCGCACCAGCCTTTACTTCCATTACTTCGATTCTTGCGGCGGCTTGTTAAGCTGAAAAAAAATGGTGTTTCTTTACCGTATGTTCCGGAGGTTGATGCAGAACATTGTACACATTGTGGATATTGTGCGAGCCACTGTCCGGCAGAGGCTATATTGAAAGGGAATGAATGTGATACGATTGTAGAGAAATGTATTAAGTGCTGTGCCTGTGTGAAAGGTTGCCCACAGAAAGCGCGTTCTTACAATACGCCTTTTGCTGCATTGCTTGCCGATTGTTTTCAGAAACAAAAAGAAAATAGAATCATCATTTAG
- the tilS gene encoding tRNA lysidine(34) synthetase TilS, producing the protein MNMQKITQFINRNKLFSQKDKILVALSGGADSVALLRLLLALGYTCEAAHCNFHLRGTESDRDETFVRNLCKTLQIPLYIIHFSTEKEAKKRHVSIEMAARTLRYEWFEKMRKECDAGVIAIAHHQDDSVETLLLNLIRGTGINGLQGIRPINGKIVRPLLCLGRKEIIEYLESIGQEYVTDSTNFQDEYTRNKIRLNLLPMMQEINPSIKESILRTAGYLNDVSIIYNKGIEEAKRHILTEKGIDINLLLQEPAPETLLFEILYPLGFNTSQIKDIYQALDSQSGKIFTSAEWRIAKDRKLLLIQSKQEPHKPILEMREYNYTPEFIIPQDKKTACFDADKISNPLSLRLWKQGDSFIPFGMTGRKKISDYLTNCKYSIFQKEEQWVLCCGEDIIWLVEERTDNRFRIDEKTKKVLIVTCKR; encoded by the coding sequence AGGTTACACTTGCGAAGCCGCCCACTGCAACTTTCATCTCCGCGGTACGGAATCCGATCGGGATGAAACATTTGTTCGCAATCTATGCAAAACACTTCAGATTCCCTTATATATCATTCATTTTTCTACGGAAAAAGAAGCTAAAAAGAGACATGTTTCCATCGAAATGGCAGCACGAACACTGCGGTACGAATGGTTTGAAAAAATGCGTAAAGAATGCGATGCCGGTGTTATTGCCATTGCACACCATCAAGATGATAGCGTGGAGACACTCTTACTTAACCTGATCAGGGGAACCGGTATCAATGGTTTACAGGGAATACGCCCCATAAACGGGAAAATAGTACGCCCCCTACTCTGCCTTGGCCGGAAAGAAATCATAGAATATCTTGAAAGCATAGGACAAGAATATGTCACGGACAGCACTAATTTCCAAGATGAATACACCCGGAATAAAATACGGCTGAATCTTTTGCCAATGATGCAGGAAATCAATCCTTCCATAAAAGAGAGTATCCTCAGGACAGCCGGATACCTGAATGATGTATCTATCATATACAACAAGGGAATAGAAGAAGCCAAACGCCACATATTGACAGAGAAAGGAATAGATATCAACTTACTATTACAGGAACCCGCACCGGAAACTTTATTGTTTGAAATATTATATCCATTAGGATTCAATACTTCCCAAATAAAAGACATATATCAGGCATTGGACAGCCAATCCGGAAAAATATTCACCAGTGCCGAATGGCGGATTGCTAAAGATAGAAAGTTGCTGTTGATACAATCAAAACAAGAACCTCACAAACCAATATTGGAAATGAGAGAATATAACTATACTCCTGAATTCATTATCCCTCAAGATAAAAAGACTGCTTGTTTTGACGCAGATAAGATAAGCAATCCACTGTCTTTACGCCTTTGGAAACAAGGGGATTCATTTATTCCTTTCGGCATGACAGGAAGAAAAAAGATAAGCGATTATCTGACCAACTGCAAATACTCGATTTTCCAAAAAGAGGAGCAATGGGTATTATGCTGTGGTGAAGACATTATCTGGTTGGTAGAAGAAAGGACTGATAACCGCTTTCGAATAGATGAAAAAACCAAAAAAGTTCTGATAGTAACCTGCAAACGATGA